One Acidobacteriota bacterium genomic window, GTAGAAAGCTATGATGACGCCGCTGAGCCCGAACCCCAATGGAGGCGAGACAGGAGAATCGTGAGCGATTCCGATGGGGAGATTCTCGTCTCCTTGCAGGATGGCGGCTTGCGCCAGGATGCCGGCGAAGCGGCCCCCGAAGACCCGTCCGCAACCGCCCGGATCGTCCGCGATCTGCAGCGCGGAGTAAACCTCGAAGCCGGTTTTCGGAACCTCTTCGACCGATACTATTGGCCCCTTTACCGGAGCTTCCGGCGTCGGGGTTTTTCTGAAGAGGAGACGAGGGACTTGGTGCAGGACGTCTTTGTCGGCGTTCATCAGAGCGTCGCGACCTACCGCTGGGAAGCGCCCTTCGAAGCCTGGCTCCTGGGCCTGGCGCGCAACGCCGCCCGCAAGCGCCTGCGGGTCATCGTGCATCGCCGGAGCGGTCGCGAGCTACCCCTCGAGACCACCCTCGACGGCGAGCCGATCGAGCTTCCGACGCTGGCCAGCGACGACCCCCTGGCGGACTTTCTGCGCCTCGAACGCGGCGACGCCCTGCGCACCGCCGTCGCCGACCTGCCACCCCGGATGAGAGCTTGCGTCCAGCTCTGGCTCGAACGCGATCTCTCCTACGTCGAGATCGCCGAAGTACTGCAAATCGCCGAGGACACGGTCAAGGTCCACATGTTCCAAGCCCGCAAACGGCTGCGCCAAGCGCTGCGGCCGGCGAACGACGAGAGGCGAGATGAGCACGGA contains:
- a CDS encoding sigma-70 family RNA polymerase sigma factor, with protein sequence MSDSDGEILVSLQDGGLRQDAGEAAPEDPSATARIVRDLQRGVNLEAGFRNLFDRYYWPLYRSFRRRGFSEEETRDLVQDVFVGVHQSVATYRWEAPFEAWLLGLARNAARKRLRVIVHRRSGRELPLETTLDGEPIELPTLASDDPLADFLRLERGDALRTAVADLPPRMRACVQLWLERDLSYVEIAEVLQIAEDTVKVHMFQARKRLRQALRPANDERRDEHGP